The Lysobacter gummosus genome includes a region encoding these proteins:
- a CDS encoding ABC transporter substrate-binding protein yields the protein MKLLRLIATMALFLIASVGAVYLAPAQARPKQNERIAVFEPSIARQGRLVLHGSSNVGLMRALILDYQRIHPGVEVRYSHLDTQDIYQRSARSAAAQERPDLLLSASTDLQIKLVNDGYSRPYRSPQNQALPTAARWRDEIFAYGYEPVVMVYNTAHLDAQRAPRTRSQLQKLLRESEHPLRGRIALQDPRDSAVAYFIATQEAKLLGNDAGPMLTSLGENQARLFKRMDNLLDQLSSGEMVAAYGVFGSYALQRIERGAPLRIVLPRDHLLLVARTALILRDAPNPAEAQRFLDHLLSARGQAILAREAKLIPARTDLPAPARIYPDLDPNSTTLRRTPLGLGFLVYLDEVKRRRFLQQWRNYLAPDSAATAAAR from the coding sequence ATGAAACTGCTGCGGCTGATCGCGACGATGGCGCTGTTCCTGATCGCTTCGGTCGGCGCGGTGTATCTGGCGCCGGCGCAGGCGCGGCCGAAGCAGAACGAACGCATCGCCGTGTTCGAACCGTCCATCGCCCGGCAAGGCCGGCTGGTCTTGCATGGATCGTCCAATGTCGGCCTGATGCGCGCGCTGATCCTCGACTATCAGCGCATCCATCCCGGCGTCGAGGTGCGTTACTCGCATCTGGACACGCAGGACATCTACCAGCGCAGCGCGCGCTCGGCGGCGGCGCAGGAACGCCCCGACCTGCTGCTGAGCGCCAGCACCGACCTGCAGATCAAACTGGTCAACGACGGTTACAGCCGGCCATACCGCTCACCGCAGAACCAGGCCCTGCCCACGGCCGCGCGCTGGCGCGACGAAATCTTCGCCTACGGTTACGAGCCGGTGGTGATGGTCTACAACACCGCGCACCTGGACGCGCAGCGCGCGCCGCGGACCCGCAGCCAGTTGCAAAAACTGCTGCGCGAATCCGAGCACCCGCTGCGCGGCCGCATCGCCCTGCAAGACCCGCGCGACAGCGCCGTGGCGTATTTCATCGCCACGCAGGAAGCCAAGCTGCTCGGCAACGACGCCGGCCCCATGCTGACCTCGCTCGGCGAAAACCAGGCGCGCCTGTTCAAGCGCATGGACAACTTGCTCGATCAGCTCTCGTCGGGCGAAATGGTGGCCGCCTACGGCGTCTTCGGCTCGTACGCCCTGCAGCGCATCGAGCGCGGCGCGCCGCTGCGGATCGTGCTACCGCGCGATCATCTGCTGCTGGTCGCGCGCACCGCGCTGATCCTGCGCGACGCGCCCAATCCGGCCGAAGCGCAGCGCTTTCTCGATCACCTGCTGTCGGCGCGCGGACAGGCCATCCTCGCCCGCGAGGCCAAGCTGATTCCGGCGCGCACCGACCTGCCCGCGCCGGCGCGCATCTACCCGGACCTGGACCCGAACAGCACGACCCTGCGGCGCACGCCGCTGGGCCTGGGCTTCCTGGTCTACCTGGACGAAGTGAAGCGGCGGCGCTTCCTGCAGCAATGGCGCAATTACCTGGCACCCGACAGCGCCGCCACGGCGGCGGCACGCTGA